Proteins encoded within one genomic window of Xylophilus sp. GOD-11R:
- a CDS encoding septum formation initiator family protein has translation MVNRIVPVVLIAVLGALHAQMWLGRGSVPKVKELRAQIEEQQASNHRAQQVNERLTSEVDDLREGLDMVEEKARNELGMVRPNEIYVQITK, from the coding sequence ATGGTCAATCGCATCGTCCCCGTCGTGCTGATCGCGGTGCTCGGGGCGTTGCACGCCCAGATGTGGCTCGGGCGCGGCAGCGTGCCCAAAGTCAAGGAACTGCGGGCGCAGATCGAGGAGCAGCAGGCGTCCAACCATCGCGCGCAGCAGGTCAACGAACGGCTTACCTCCGAAGTGGATGACCTGCGCGAAGGTCTTGACATGGTCGAGGAAAAAGCCCGCAACGAGTTGGGCATGGTGCGGCCCAACGAAATCTACGTGCAGATCACCAAATAG
- the dut gene encoding dUTP diphosphatase, whose amino-acid sequence MELDVKIIDPRMAEQLPAYATPGSAGLDLRACLDAPLELAPNAWQLVPTGIAIHLADEGYAALILPRSGLGHKHGIVLGNLVGLIDSDYQGQLMVSVWNRSDVAFTVQPMERIAQLVIVPVVQAKFRVVDEFPAASERGAGGYGSTGRT is encoded by the coding sequence ATGGAACTCGACGTCAAGATCATCGACCCGCGCATGGCAGAACAACTGCCTGCGTACGCCACTCCCGGCAGCGCCGGACTCGACCTGCGCGCCTGCCTCGATGCGCCGCTGGAACTGGCACCCAATGCCTGGCAACTGGTGCCGACCGGCATCGCGATCCACCTGGCCGACGAAGGGTATGCGGCGCTCATCCTTCCGCGCTCGGGCCTGGGTCACAAGCACGGCATCGTGCTCGGCAACCTGGTCGGGTTGATCGACAGCGACTATCAGGGCCAGCTGATGGTGAGTGTCTGGAATCGCAGCGATGTCGCCTTCACGGTGCAGCCGATGGAACGGATCGCGCAACTGGTCATCGTGCCGGTGGTGCAGGCCAAGTTCAGGGTCGTCGACGAGTTTCCCGCGGCTTCCGAACGCGGAGCGGGTGGATACGGCTCGACCGGACGCACTTGA
- a CDS encoding FKBP-type peptidyl-prolyl cis-trans isomerase, giving the protein MEITSQCVVALTWRLTDTLGEELDILDSPVEFLVGGDDLLEKIEEALQGHKVGDTVDLHLEPEQAFGDYDDQKLFLEPRSLFPAETDEGMTFEGTALPPGMDPMPPADLFYTVTDIYPEHIVLDGNHPLAGIALRLHLKVERVREATEEEVGKGTAGTGFFKVQPAAPGDTTLH; this is encoded by the coding sequence ATGGAAATCACCTCGCAATGCGTGGTCGCGCTGACCTGGCGGCTGACCGATACCCTGGGCGAAGAGCTCGACATTCTCGACAGTCCGGTCGAGTTCCTGGTGGGTGGCGACGACCTGCTCGAAAAGATCGAAGAAGCGCTACAGGGCCACAAGGTCGGCGACACCGTCGACCTGCACCTGGAACCGGAACAGGCCTTCGGCGACTACGACGACCAGAAGCTGTTCCTGGAACCGCGCTCCCTGTTCCCCGCCGAAACCGACGAAGGCATGACCTTCGAGGGCACCGCCCTCCCGCCGGGCATGGACCCGATGCCGCCGGCGGACCTGTTCTATACGGTCACCGACATCTATCCCGAACACATCGTGCTGGACGGCAACCATCCGCTGGCCGGCATCGCCCTGCGGCTTCACCTGAAGGTGGAGCGGGTGCGCGAGGCAACCGAGGAGGAAGTCGGCAAGGGAACGGCCGGCACCGGATTCTTCAAGGTGCAACCTGCAGCGCCCGGCGACACGACACTCCACTGA
- a CDS encoding Hsp33 family molecular chaperone HslO yields MSELHRFLFDGLPVRGAIVRLTDAWTEALRRRASNTAGAYPQPVAELLGEMMAAGVLMHSSIKFQGALVLQIFGDGPIKLAVAEVQADLGVRATASVMGEVAPDARLTDMVNLKNQGRCAITLDPKTKFPGQQPYQGVVPLFDDQGEPIEKLSDVLQHYMLQSEQLDTTLVLAADDKVACGLLVQRMPVKGEGNLAGSLVSKENEDEIGRNEDYNRIATLAASLTREELLSLDVDTILRRLFWEEKLMVFAPEDGAGGPRFSCTCSRERVAGMIRGLGRGEANEIVAERGEIEVGCEFCGQQYRFDPVDTIAIFTDPIELLPGSGSVQ; encoded by the coding sequence GTGTCCGAACTTCATCGCTTCCTCTTCGACGGCCTGCCGGTACGCGGCGCCATCGTCCGGCTGACGGACGCCTGGACCGAGGCCCTGCGCCGCCGTGCGTCCAACACCGCCGGGGCCTATCCGCAGCCAGTGGCCGAACTGCTCGGCGAAATGATGGCCGCGGGCGTGCTCATGCATTCGAGCATCAAGTTCCAGGGCGCCCTGGTCCTGCAGATCTTCGGCGACGGCCCGATCAAGCTGGCGGTGGCCGAAGTGCAGGCCGACCTGGGCGTGCGCGCCACCGCGTCGGTGATGGGCGAGGTCGCGCCGGATGCGCGGCTAACCGACATGGTCAATCTCAAGAACCAGGGCCGCTGCGCCATCACGCTCGACCCCAAGACCAAGTTTCCCGGACAGCAGCCCTACCAGGGCGTGGTGCCGCTGTTCGACGACCAGGGCGAACCGATCGAAAAGCTCTCCGACGTGCTGCAGCACTACATGTTGCAGAGCGAGCAGCTCGACACCACGCTGGTGCTGGCGGCCGACGACAAGGTGGCCTGCGGATTACTGGTGCAGCGCATGCCGGTCAAGGGCGAGGGCAACCTGGCAGGCAGCCTGGTCAGCAAGGAAAACGAGGACGAGATCGGCCGCAACGAGGACTACAACCGCATCGCGACCCTGGCGGCGAGCCTCACCCGCGAGGAGCTCTTGTCGCTCGACGTGGACACCATCCTGCGCCGCCTGTTCTGGGAAGAGAAGCTGATGGTCTTCGCGCCAGAGGACGGCGCCGGCGGGCCGCGGTTTTCGTGTACCTGCAGCCGGGAGCGGGTGGCCGGCATGATTCGTGGCCTGGGACGGGGCGAGGCCAACGAAATCGTGGCGGAACGCGGAGAAATCGAAGTCGGCTGCGAGTTCTGCGGCCAGCAATACCGCTTCGACCCGGTCGACACGATCGCGATCTTCACCGACCCGATCGAACTGCTGCCGGGCAGCGGCTCGGTTCAATAG
- a CDS encoding gamma carbonic anhydrase family protein yields the protein MPLYELDGVRPRIAPTAWVAESAQIIGDVVLEDGASVWFGAVLRGDNATLTVGRGSNVQDNSVLHTDAGLPMTIGENVTIGHQVTLHGCTIGAGSLIGIGAVVLNHAKIGQQCLVGAGALVTEGKEFADGSMIVGAPARSVRELTDEQKAGLARSAPGYVTNAGRFAAKLRRID from the coding sequence ATGCCTCTCTACGAACTCGACGGCGTCCGGCCCCGCATCGCTCCCACCGCCTGGGTGGCCGAGTCCGCCCAGATCATCGGAGACGTGGTGCTCGAAGACGGCGCGAGCGTCTGGTTCGGCGCGGTGCTGCGCGGTGACAACGCCACGCTGACGGTGGGGCGGGGCTCCAACGTGCAGGACAACAGCGTGCTGCATACCGACGCCGGACTGCCGATGACCATCGGGGAGAACGTCACCATCGGCCACCAGGTCACGCTGCACGGCTGCACCATCGGCGCGGGCTCGCTCATCGGTATCGGCGCGGTGGTGTTGAACCACGCGAAGATCGGCCAGCAGTGCCTGGTCGGCGCGGGCGCGCTGGTCACCGAAGGCAAGGAATTCGCCGACGGCTCCATGATCGTCGGCGCGCCAGCGCGATCGGTGCGTGAACTCACCGACGAGCAGAAAGCCGGGCTGGCGCGCAGTGCGCCGGGCTACGTGACCAACGCCGGGCGTTTTGCCGCCAAGCTGCGCCGAATCGACTGA
- the pnuC gene encoding nicotinamide riboside transporter PnuC, with protein sequence MNDLLFATAFTVWGVPTSWAEAVAVVLALAMVGMNIRELHWGWPLAILSSILYFFIFQRSQLYGDAALQVFFIFLAGWGWAKWLRGRREDGSPLVVGMLTRRGRLTALLAWATLWPALGLFLLHFTDTDVPWWDAFPTAGSLVGQYLLARKYTENWPAWLTVNIAGACLYAYKGLWITALLYAVFAILSVTGWRAWQARAVAAA encoded by the coding sequence ATGAACGACCTTCTCTTCGCCACCGCCTTCACCGTTTGGGGAGTGCCCACGAGCTGGGCCGAAGCCGTGGCCGTGGTGCTGGCGCTGGCGATGGTCGGCATGAACATCCGTGAACTGCATTGGGGCTGGCCGCTGGCCATCCTCAGTTCCATCCTCTATTTCTTCATCTTTCAGCGCAGCCAGCTCTACGGCGATGCCGCGCTGCAGGTGTTCTTCATCTTCCTGGCCGGCTGGGGCTGGGCGAAATGGCTGCGCGGCCGGCGCGAGGACGGCTCCCCGCTGGTGGTGGGCATGCTGACGCGTCGTGGCCGGCTCACCGCCCTGCTCGCCTGGGCCACGCTCTGGCCGGCGCTCGGCCTGTTCCTGCTGCATTTCACCGATACCGACGTGCCCTGGTGGGACGCCTTCCCCACCGCCGGCAGCCTGGTCGGGCAGTACCTCCTGGCGCGCAAGTACACCGAGAACTGGCCCGCCTGGCTCACCGTCAACATCGCGGGCGCCTGTCTGTATGCCTACAAGGGCCTGTGGATCACCGCCCTGCTCTACGCCGTCTTCGCCATCCTCAGCGTGACCGGCTGGCGCGCCTGGCAGGCCCGGGCCGTCGCCGCGGCATGA
- the kdsA gene encoding 3-deoxy-8-phosphooctulonate synthase, producing the protein MKLCGFEVGLDQPFFLIAGPCVIESEQLQLDVAGQLKEITASLGIPFVFKSSFDKANRSSGSTYRGPGRDKGLEILAKVKRELGLPVLTDVHTEEDITEAAKVVDVLQTPAFLCRQTDFIRAVAQSGKPVNIKKGQFLAPHDMKNVIDKARAAAREAGLPQDSFFACERGASFGYNNLVSDMRSLAIMRETGAPVVFDATHSVQLPGGQGTSSGGQREMVPVLARAAVAVGVAGLFMETHPDPAKALSDGPNAVPLKHMKALLETLVALDRVTKKNPFLENDFAA; encoded by the coding sequence ATGAAGCTCTGCGGTTTCGAGGTCGGGCTCGACCAGCCTTTTTTCCTGATCGCCGGCCCCTGCGTGATCGAGTCCGAGCAACTGCAGCTCGACGTCGCCGGGCAGCTGAAGGAAATCACCGCCTCGCTGGGCATTCCGTTTGTCTTCAAGAGCAGTTTCGACAAGGCCAACCGGTCCTCGGGCAGCACCTACCGTGGCCCCGGGCGCGACAAGGGCCTGGAGATCCTGGCCAAGGTCAAGCGCGAACTCGGCCTGCCGGTGCTGACCGACGTGCACACCGAGGAAGACATCACCGAGGCCGCCAAGGTGGTCGACGTGCTGCAGACCCCGGCCTTCCTGTGCCGGCAGACGGATTTCATCCGCGCGGTTGCGCAGTCGGGCAAGCCGGTCAATATCAAGAAGGGCCAGTTCCTCGCGCCGCACGACATGAAGAACGTCATCGACAAGGCCCGCGCCGCCGCGCGCGAGGCGGGCCTGCCGCAAGACAGCTTCTTTGCCTGCGAGCGTGGCGCGAGCTTCGGCTACAACAATCTGGTGTCGGACATGCGCAGCCTGGCGATCATGCGGGAAACCGGCGCGCCGGTCGTCTTCGACGCCACCCATTCGGTGCAGCTGCCCGGCGGCCAGGGCACCAGCTCGGGCGGCCAGCGCGAGATGGTGCCGGTGCTCGCCCGCGCCGCCGTTGCCGTAGGCGTTGCCGGACTTTTCATGGAAACTCACCCCGACCCGGCCAAGGCGCTGTCGGACGGCCCCAACGCCGTTCCGCTCAAGCACATGAAAGCCCTGCTCGAAACCCTGGTCGCCCTCGACCGGGTGACCAAGAAGAACCCGTTCCTGGAAAACGACTTCGCCGCATGA
- the eno gene encoding phosphopyruvate hydratase, with translation MSAIVDIVGREVLDSRGNPTVECDVLLESGVMGRAAVPSGASTGSREAIELRDGDKTRYLGKGVLKAVEHINTEISEAVLGLDASEQAFLDKTLIDLDGTDNKSRLGANAMLAVSMAVARAAAEESGMPLYRYFGGMGGIQLPVPMMNVINGGAHANNSLDLQEFMIIPVGAPSFREAVRYGAEVFHALKKIINDRGMSTAVGDEGGFAPSVESHEAAIQLILQAIESAGYVAGEQIVLGLDCAASEFYKDGHYVLSGENLTLTAAQWTDMLASWCDKYPIISIEDGMAEGDWDGWKLLTDRLGKKVQLVGDDLFVTNTKILKEGIEKSIANSILIKINQIGTLTETFAAIEMAKRAGYTAVISHRSGETEDSTIADIAVGTNAGQIKTGSLSRSDRIAKYNQLLRIEEDLGDIAVYPGRDAFYNLK, from the coding sequence ATGAGTGCAATCGTAGACATCGTCGGGCGCGAAGTGCTCGACAGCCGAGGCAACCCCACCGTCGAATGCGACGTGCTGCTGGAATCCGGCGTCATGGGCCGTGCGGCCGTGCCTTCAGGCGCGTCCACCGGCAGCCGCGAAGCCATCGAGCTGCGCGACGGCGACAAGACCCGCTACCTGGGCAAGGGCGTGCTCAAGGCCGTCGAACACATCAACACCGAAATCTCCGAGGCCGTGCTGGGCCTGGATGCCTCCGAGCAGGCTTTTCTCGACAAGACATTGATCGACCTCGACGGCACGGACAACAAGAGCCGCCTGGGCGCCAATGCCATGCTGGCCGTGTCGATGGCCGTGGCACGCGCCGCGGCGGAAGAATCCGGCATGCCGCTGTACCGCTACTTCGGCGGCATGGGCGGCATCCAGCTGCCGGTGCCGATGATGAACGTGATCAACGGCGGTGCCCATGCGAACAACTCGCTGGACCTGCAGGAATTCATGATCATCCCGGTGGGTGCCCCGAGCTTCCGTGAAGCCGTCCGTTATGGCGCCGAGGTGTTCCATGCCCTCAAGAAGATCATCAACGACCGGGGCATGAGCACCGCCGTCGGCGACGAAGGCGGTTTTGCGCCCAGCGTCGAGAGCCACGAAGCCGCGATCCAGCTGATCCTGCAGGCCATCGAAAGCGCCGGCTACGTCGCCGGCGAACAGATCGTGCTGGGCCTGGACTGCGCCGCCAGCGAGTTCTACAAGGACGGCCACTACGTGCTGTCCGGCGAGAACCTGACGCTCACCGCCGCCCAGTGGACCGACATGCTGGCCTCCTGGTGCGACAAGTACCCCATCATCAGCATCGAGGACGGCATGGCCGAAGGCGACTGGGATGGCTGGAAGCTGCTGACCGACCGCCTGGGCAAGAAGGTGCAACTGGTGGGCGACGACCTGTTCGTCACCAACACCAAGATCCTGAAGGAAGGCATCGAGAAAAGCATCGCCAACTCGATCCTGATCAAGATCAACCAGATCGGCACCCTGACCGAGACCTTCGCCGCCATCGAGATGGCCAAGCGTGCCGGCTACACCGCCGTCATCAGTCACCGTTCGGGCGAGACCGAAGACAGCACCATCGCCGATATCGCCGTGGGCACCAACGCCGGCCAGATCAAGACCGGTTCGCTGTCGCGTTCGGACCGCATCGCCAAGTACAACCAGCTGCTGCGCATCGAAGAAGACCTGGGCGACATCGCCGTGTACCCGGGTCGCGACGCCTTCTACAACCTGAAGTAG
- a CDS encoding glycine zipper 2TM domain-containing protein: protein MKKIYRTIAITAASASVLALTACAVDPYYGSRPAPVYSSAPVYRPAPVYSAAPAYVQPQVYTEYGRVANIEVMQQEVARQPSGAGALIGGVLGAVVGNQIGHGGGRALATGVGLMGGAVAGNTLEGNQRGPVVQTYRVSIQVENGSTRTFDVPSPGDLRIGDRVRIQNNQLQRI from the coding sequence ATGAAAAAGATCTATCGCACCATCGCGATCACCGCCGCTTCCGCCAGTGTGCTGGCGCTTACCGCCTGCGCGGTCGATCCCTACTACGGCTCCCGTCCCGCACCGGTCTACAGCTCGGCGCCGGTGTACCGCCCCGCACCGGTCTACAGTGCCGCTCCGGCTTACGTGCAGCCGCAGGTCTATACCGAATACGGTCGCGTCGCCAATATCGAAGTGATGCAGCAGGAAGTGGCCCGTCAGCCGTCAGGTGCCGGTGCGTTGATCGGCGGTGTTCTCGGCGCTGTCGTCGGCAACCAGATCGGGCACGGCGGTGGACGCGCACTGGCTACCGGCGTCGGCCTGATGGGCGGCGCGGTCGCCGGCAATACGCTCGAAGGCAACCAGCGGGGGCCGGTGGTGCAGACCTACCGGGTGTCAATCCAGGTGGAAAACGGCAGCACGCGGACTTTCGATGTGCCGTCGCCGGGCGACCTGCGGATCGGCGATCGGGTGCGGATTCAAAACAACCAGCTGCAGCGCATCTGA
- a CDS encoding DUF1330 domain-containing protein has translation MSAYLIADVEVTNPAQYDEYKKWSTAAMQAHGAEVCVRGGDIVPMEGDWAPQRVVLLKFASVPAARAFYDSPQYGKAREARAGAAVMRMVVVEGL, from the coding sequence ATGAGCGCCTATCTGATCGCCGACGTCGAGGTCACCAATCCGGCGCAGTACGACGAATACAAGAAATGGTCCACCGCCGCCATGCAGGCGCACGGCGCCGAGGTGTGCGTGCGCGGCGGCGATATCGTCCCGATGGAAGGCGACTGGGCGCCGCAGCGCGTGGTGCTGCTCAAATTCGCCAGCGTGCCGGCGGCCCGCGCCTTCTACGATTCCCCACAATACGGCAAGGCGCGCGAAGCGCGTGCCGGTGCAGCGGTCATGCGCATGGTCGTGGTCGAGGGCCTCTGA
- a CDS encoding CTP synthase: MTKFVFVTGGVVSSLGKGIASASLAAILESRGLKVTLIKLDPYINVDPGTMSPFQHGEVFVTDDGAETDLDLGHYERFIETRMKRTNNFTTGRIYQSVLEKERRGDYLGKTVQVIPHVTNEIQEYIKRGAGVGTADAVDVAIVEIGGTVGDIESLPFLEAVRQMSLRMGPNNAAFVHLTYVPWIAAAGELKTKPTQHTVQKLREIGIQPDALLCRADRRIPDDERAKISLFTNVAEWGVISMWDVPTIYRVPRMLHEQGLDGLICDKLRLNTPPTSLRRWDELVFETENPQHEVSVAMVGKYVDLSDSYKSLNEALRHAGLKSHAKVRIEYIDSETITPDNVDRLGQYDAVLVPGGFGQRGVEGKICAAQYAREHKVPYLGICLGMQVATIEYARHVAGLKHANSTEFVLDTPEPVIALITEWKDEDGTIKTRDASSDLGGTMRLGAQSSDVAKGTLAHAIYGDVVTERHRHRYEANVNYLDTLRKAGLVISALTQREQLTEIVELPREVHPWYIGVQFHPEFKSTPWNGHPLFNAFIKAALQHQSESPRSATLPANTETTA; this comes from the coding sequence ATGACCAAATTCGTCTTCGTCACCGGCGGTGTGGTGTCCTCCCTGGGCAAGGGAATCGCCTCAGCCTCCCTTGCAGCGATTCTCGAATCGCGCGGCCTCAAGGTCACGTTGATCAAGCTCGATCCCTACATCAATGTGGATCCGGGCACGATGTCGCCCTTCCAGCACGGCGAAGTCTTCGTCACCGACGACGGCGCCGAGACCGACCTGGACCTGGGCCATTACGAGCGTTTCATCGAAACGCGCATGAAGCGCACCAACAACTTCACGACCGGCCGCATCTACCAGTCGGTGCTCGAGAAAGAACGCCGCGGCGACTACCTCGGCAAGACGGTGCAGGTGATTCCCCACGTCACCAACGAGATCCAGGAATACATCAAGCGCGGAGCCGGAGTCGGCACGGCCGACGCGGTCGACGTGGCCATCGTCGAGATCGGAGGCACCGTCGGCGACATCGAGTCGCTGCCTTTCCTCGAAGCGGTGCGCCAGATGAGCCTGCGCATGGGTCCGAACAACGCGGCCTTCGTGCACCTGACCTACGTGCCCTGGATCGCCGCCGCCGGCGAACTCAAGACCAAGCCCACGCAGCACACGGTGCAGAAACTGCGCGAGATCGGCATCCAGCCCGACGCCCTGCTCTGCCGCGCCGACCGCCGCATCCCCGATGACGAACGCGCCAAGATCTCGCTGTTCACCAACGTCGCCGAATGGGGAGTGATCTCCATGTGGGACGTGCCCACCATCTACCGCGTGCCGCGCATGCTGCACGAACAGGGTCTCGACGGCCTCATCTGCGACAAGCTGCGCCTGAACACGCCGCCGACCTCGCTGCGCCGCTGGGACGAACTCGTCTTCGAGACCGAGAACCCGCAACACGAAGTCTCCGTCGCCATGGTGGGCAAGTACGTCGACCTGTCCGACAGCTACAAGTCGCTCAACGAGGCGCTGCGCCACGCGGGCCTGAAGAGCCACGCCAAGGTGCGCATCGAGTACATCGACTCGGAAACCATCACGCCGGACAACGTCGACCGCCTCGGCCAGTACGACGCGGTGCTGGTGCCGGGCGGCTTCGGCCAGCGCGGTGTCGAGGGCAAGATCTGCGCGGCGCAGTACGCCCGCGAGCACAAGGTGCCCTACCTCGGCATCTGCCTGGGCATGCAGGTCGCGACCATTGAGTACGCCCGCCACGTGGCCGGCCTCAAGCATGCCAACAGCACCGAATTCGTGCTCGACACGCCCGAGCCGGTCATCGCCCTCATCACCGAGTGGAAGGACGAGGACGGCACCATCAAGACGCGCGACGCCAGCTCCGACCTCGGCGGCACCATGCGCCTGGGCGCCCAGAGCTCCGACGTCGCCAAGGGCACGCTCGCCCACGCGATCTACGGCGACGTGGTGACCGAGCGCCATCGCCACCGCTACGAAGCCAACGTGAACTACCTGGACACGCTGCGCAAGGCCGGGCTGGTGATCTCCGCGCTGACCCAGCGCGAACAGCTCACCGAAATCGTCGAGCTGCCGCGCGAAGTGCATCCCTGGTATATCGGCGTGCAGTTCCACCCCGAGTTCAAGTCAACGCCCTGGAACGGCCACCCGCTCTTCAACGCCTTCATCAAGGCCGCGCTGCAGCACCAGTCCGAATCACCCCGCAGCGCCACCCTGCCGGCCAATACGGAGACCACCGCATGA
- a CDS encoding ATP-binding protein: MSGTTPPVAVALLGAESTGKTALAQALAHALRGAGQRVALVSEALRDWCESQGRPPRAGEQRGIAEEQARRVDAVQDADIVIADTTPLMTAVYSDHLFQDRSLYPFALQHQRRYAATLLTGLDLPWLADGVRDGPHTRGEIDGLVRAALGHPALAGLDWRVVYGQGDHRLASALAALGPIAANAAPMLAPAITASWRCLNCDDAGCEHRLFTRLKQPGGSTY, translated from the coding sequence ATGAGCGGCACGACGCCACCGGTGGCCGTCGCGCTGCTGGGGGCGGAAAGCACTGGCAAGACAGCCTTGGCGCAGGCCCTGGCACACGCACTGCGCGGTGCTGGCCAGCGGGTGGCGCTGGTGTCCGAAGCCCTGCGCGATTGGTGCGAATCGCAAGGCCGCCCACCTCGCGCGGGCGAACAACGTGGCATCGCCGAAGAGCAGGCGCGGCGGGTCGACGCGGTACAGGACGCCGACATCGTCATCGCCGACACCACGCCCCTGATGACCGCCGTCTACAGCGACCATCTTTTCCAAGACCGGTCGCTCTACCCCTTCGCCCTGCAGCACCAGCGCCGCTACGCCGCGACCCTGCTGACCGGTCTCGACCTGCCCTGGCTCGCCGACGGCGTGCGCGACGGTCCGCACACTCGCGGCGAAATCGACGGTCTGGTGCGCGCCGCGCTTGGTCATCCGGCGCTCGCCGGCCTCGATTGGCGGGTGGTGTACGGCCAGGGCGATCACCGCCTGGCTTCGGCGCTCGCCGCATTGGGTCCGATCGCCGCGAATGCCGCGCCGATGCTGGCACCGGCGATCACCGCCTCCTGGCGCTGCCTGAACTGCGATGACGCCGGCTGCGAGCACCGGCTTTTCACTCGCCTGAAGCAGCCCGGCGGATCGACCTATTGA
- the coaBC gene encoding bifunctional phosphopantothenoylcysteine decarboxylase/phosphopantothenate--cysteine ligase CoaBC: MDLSGKHILLGLTGGIACYKCAELCRLLVKAGATVQVVMTEGAVRFITPVTMQALSGRPVARSQWEDEAVGRTPDGMPHIHLGREADAILVAPCSADFIAQLAQGRTDELLALLCLARPAGRVPLLLAPAMNREMWAHPALQRNLAQVQADGAKSLGVGCGSQACGETGDGRMLEPAEILAELVSFFQPKPLAGQHVLVTAGPTFEAIDPVRGVTNHSSGKMGFAVARAAAEAGAEVTLVAGPVSQPTPRNVRRIDVQSGLQMLQATLDASQKATVFIAAAAVADWRPAEPSERKIKKTGDSGPPSLHFVENPDILATVAQGERARSGQLYCVGFAAESHDLLAHATAKRQRKGIPLLVANIGPTAFGRDDNELLLVDAHGAQSLERAPKIELARKLVVEIARRIAAAG; the protein is encoded by the coding sequence ATGGACCTCTCCGGAAAACACATCCTGCTCGGACTGACCGGCGGCATCGCCTGCTACAAATGCGCCGAGCTCTGCAGGCTGCTGGTGAAGGCCGGCGCCACGGTGCAGGTGGTCATGACCGAGGGCGCGGTCCGCTTCATCACGCCGGTCACCATGCAGGCGCTTTCCGGCCGGCCGGTGGCGCGGTCGCAATGGGAAGACGAAGCCGTCGGCCGCACGCCCGACGGCATGCCCCACATCCACCTGGGCCGCGAGGCCGATGCGATTCTGGTGGCGCCCTGCAGCGCCGATTTCATTGCGCAGCTGGCGCAGGGCCGTACGGACGAATTGCTCGCACTGCTCTGCCTGGCCCGGCCGGCGGGTCGTGTGCCGCTGCTGTTGGCGCCGGCCATGAACCGCGAGATGTGGGCCCACCCGGCGCTGCAGCGTAATCTGGCGCAGGTGCAGGCCGACGGGGCCAAGTCGCTCGGCGTGGGCTGCGGTTCACAGGCTTGCGGCGAGACGGGCGATGGCCGCATGCTGGAGCCCGCCGAGATCCTGGCCGAACTGGTGTCTTTCTTTCAACCCAAGCCGCTGGCCGGCCAGCATGTGCTGGTGACCGCGGGGCCGACCTTCGAAGCCATCGACCCGGTGCGTGGCGTGACCAACCATTCGTCCGGCAAGATGGGTTTCGCCGTGGCCCGGGCGGCTGCCGAAGCCGGCGCCGAGGTGACGCTGGTCGCCGGCCCGGTATCGCAGCCGACGCCGCGCAACGTGCGGCGCATCGATGTGCAGTCCGGACTGCAGATGCTGCAGGCCACGCTCGACGCTTCGCAAAAGGCAACCGTCTTCATCGCGGCGGCCGCCGTGGCCGACTGGCGACCGGCCGAGCCGAGCGAACGCAAGATCAAGAAGACTGGCGACAGCGGGCCGCCTTCTCTGCATTTCGTGGAGAACCCGGACATCCTGGCAACCGTCGCTCAGGGCGAACGGGCGCGTTCCGGCCAGCTCTATTGCGTCGGCTTCGCGGCCGAAAGCCACGACCTGCTGGCCCACGCCACCGCCAAACGTCAGCGCAAGGGCATTCCGCTGCTGGTGGCCAACATCGGCCCGACGGCGTTCGGGCGGGACGACAACGAACTGTTGCTGGTCGACGCCCACGGCGCGCAGTCGCTGGAACGGGCGCCGAAGATCGAACTGGCGCGCAAGCTGGTGGTGGAAATCGCCCGGCGCATCGCGGCCGCGGGCTGA